Proteins encoded by one window of uncultured Draconibacterium sp.:
- a CDS encoding GNAT family N-acetyltransferase, translated as MIQIREAQPEDAGIILECIKGLALHVDQVDMVTATEQDIRDSVFAPDTHVKVFVAENEDKKVCGFTLIFKSFSTFKAATNYHIEDLFVFPEYRKLGIGAMLMKHLKTFAKSEGAKVIDWYVNNRNLSAMDFYDRIGAKKLDYKTIYYLEV; from the coding sequence ATGATACAAATCAGAGAAGCTCAACCAGAAGACGCCGGAATTATTCTGGAATGTATTAAGGGCCTTGCCTTGCATGTTGATCAGGTAGATATGGTAACTGCCACCGAGCAAGATATTCGGGATTCGGTTTTTGCACCCGACACGCATGTGAAGGTTTTTGTTGCTGAAAACGAAGACAAAAAAGTTTGCGGGTTCACGCTGATTTTTAAATCCTTCTCCACTTTTAAAGCGGCTACCAACTACCACATCGAAGACCTTTTTGTTTTTCCGGAATACCGTAAACTGGGCATTGGCGCCATGCTGATGAAACACCTGAAAACCTTTGCCAAAAGCGAAGGAGCAAAAGTAATCGACTGGTACGTAAACAACCGCAACCTAAGCGCCATGGACTTTTACGACCGGATTGGCGCCAAAAAACTCGATTACAAAACCATCTATTACCTGGAGGTATAA
- a CDS encoding NHL repeat-containing protein — protein MKALLFLSLILCLGACTQQTKPVLTTVAGVSDTTLLVEPFGMCTDGNGNFFIADVGNHCISRVTSDGEVNLYAGTEKPGAADGQLKSAEFNSPSGVCFDKNGNLYVAGFGGQNVRKITHGGEVTTIAGTGEEGYQDGPAGEALFSSPRGVCIDSKGNIFVADCWNHRIRKISPDGMVTTFAGGGNRGELVVNDWKDGADTTARFDSPCGLAIDGNDNIFVADANNNSIRKITPEGMVTTLTGTNHRKGLVDGTREEAILNVPTELFAASDGTIYFSDTYNHCIRKITPDGQVITLAGTGEEGFTEQEPLESLLSNPRGICVYNGYLYFVEMGNHTLRKLKL, from the coding sequence ATGAAAGCACTTTTGTTTCTATCTCTAATCCTGTGTTTGGGAGCCTGTACGCAGCAGACCAAACCAGTGTTAACAACCGTTGCCGGAGTTTCAGATACCACTTTGCTGGTAGAACCTTTTGGCATGTGTACCGACGGTAACGGCAACTTTTTTATTGCCGATGTGGGTAACCATTGTATCAGCCGCGTAACTTCCGATGGAGAAGTAAACCTTTATGCCGGAACTGAAAAGCCGGGAGCCGCTGATGGTCAACTTAAAAGTGCTGAGTTTAACAGTCCTTCCGGAGTGTGTTTTGATAAAAACGGTAACTTGTATGTGGCCGGATTTGGCGGGCAGAATGTTCGAAAAATTACTCACGGGGGCGAAGTGACAACCATTGCAGGAACCGGCGAAGAAGGCTATCAGGATGGACCAGCCGGTGAAGCGCTTTTTAGTTCACCACGTGGTGTTTGTATCGATTCCAAAGGAAACATTTTTGTAGCCGATTGCTGGAACCACCGCATCCGCAAAATATCGCCCGATGGAATGGTAACTACTTTTGCCGGAGGTGGTAATCGTGGCGAGCTGGTGGTTAACGACTGGAAAGATGGTGCTGATACAACAGCACGTTTTGACTCACCTTGTGGACTGGCCATCGATGGCAACGACAATATTTTTGTGGCCGATGCCAATAACAACAGTATCCGTAAAATTACGCCTGAGGGGATGGTAACAACCCTGACGGGAACCAACCATCGCAAAGGACTTGTTGATGGGACAAGAGAAGAGGCAATTCTGAACGTGCCTACGGAACTATTTGCGGCGTCGGACGGAACCATTTATTTCTCCGACACTTATAATCACTGCATCCGAAAAATAACACCCGACGGCCAGGTGATAACACTTGCAGGAACAGGAGAAGAAGGATTTACGGAGCAAGAACCGTTGGAATCGTTACTCAGTAATCCCCGTGGAATTTGTGTTTACAACGGTTACCTCTATTTTGTGGAAATGGGGAATCATACGCTTCGCAAATTAAAATTGTAG
- a CDS encoding helix-turn-helix domain-containing protein, which translates to METGILIKDLRIKKGMTQEELADKTEVSTRTIQRIENGQVDPRAYTLQMIAKALDVDYSVFTANETSESDETEKQDNTWLGFLHLSGILPLVFPTVLMWQAKKDKTKAMKNHYRSVISFQVMICGILVGCLWVFWKTNLLTPLIGVLFANALLSITNTVKVMNGDKYITTPFSKSE; encoded by the coding sequence ATGGAAACAGGAATACTTATTAAAGATCTACGAATTAAAAAAGGTATGACCCAGGAAGAACTGGCCGATAAAACCGAAGTCAGTACACGTACCATTCAGCGTATCGAAAACGGGCAGGTAGATCCACGTGCGTACACACTTCAAATGATTGCCAAAGCACTGGATGTTGACTACAGCGTTTTTACGGCTAACGAAACAAGCGAAAGCGATGAAACTGAAAAACAAGACAACACCTGGTTAGGATTTTTACATTTAAGTGGCATTCTTCCGCTGGTGTTTCCAACCGTATTAATGTGGCAGGCGAAAAAAGATAAAACAAAAGCAATGAAAAACCACTACCGTTCGGTCATCAGCTTTCAAGTCATGATTTGTGGAATTCTTGTGGGTTGCCTGTGGGTATTCTGGAAAACAAATCTCCTGACACCGCTAATTGGGGTGCTATTCGCCAACGCCCTCCTATCAATTACAAATACCGTTAAAGTTATGAATGGCGACAAATACATTACTACACCATTTAGTAAAAGTGAATAG
- a CDS encoding cold shock domain-containing protein: MNKGTVKFFNDTKGFGFIKDAESTKEYFVHVSGCKDEIQENDEVTFDLEEGRKGLNAVNVKLV; the protein is encoded by the coding sequence ATGAATAAAGGAACAGTAAAATTCTTTAATGACACAAAAGGATTTGGATTCATTAAAGATGCAGAATCAACAAAAGAGTATTTCGTACACGTAAGCGGATGTAAAGACGAAATCCAGGAAAACGACGAAGTAACTTTTGACTTAGAAGAAGGCCGTAAAGGTCTTAACGCAGTAAATGTAAAACTAGTATAG
- the gltA gene encoding NADPH-dependent glutamate synthase, which translates to MHKILRKRILNPAVEEIVVEAPFVARKCQPGQFIIIIVEEGGERIPLTIADYNREEKSVTMIYQVVGHSTQLLQQKNVGDYLSDVAGPLGLPCVDHKPKRVLAVGGGVGAAPLYPQIKMHAENGADIDVVLGGRSAEFVILQEEFSKLANNVFVATDDGSLGTKGFVTNVVQKLLEEGNQYDEVIAIGPIPMMKAVVNVVKPFNIPISVSLNPLMVDGTGMCGGCRVTIAGKTKFACVDGPDFNGYEVDFDEITSRQGMYKEQEKGHNCRIGLSGENNKAAKSAAPIAPQMKGKVNMQPAKTPMQELDPIERSKSFGEVAMGYTEEEAINEAKRCIQCKRPSCVSGCPVNVNIPEFIGHIAQGDFQEAYKSIKSYNSLPAVCGRVCPQENQCEAICVRSKKDEPVAIGRLERFIADYARDHKFGEELPEHNSGRKVAVIGAGPAGIACAGELAKKGHEVVVFEALHTPGGVLMYGIPEFRLPKQIVREEIDSIKKMGVKIEKNVIVGKSLTVEDLNEDGFEAIFISTGAGLPRFLNVEGENLNGVYSANEFLTRVNLMESFKRETPSPVQKGDKVAVVGGGNVAMDACRTALRLGAEEVYIIYRRGEDELPARAEEIEHAKEEGIQFKLLANPVKIHDNGSGWVSAIENQQMELGEPDASGRRRPVPVEGETFMLDVNKVVIAVGQSPNPLITQSTKGLDLHSWGGIIVDEQTMKTSLGNVYAGGDVVTGAATVILAMGAGKTAAQAIDVQLN; encoded by the coding sequence ATGCATAAAATATTACGAAAAAGAATTCTGAATCCTGCCGTTGAGGAGATCGTTGTAGAAGCGCCTTTCGTGGCAAGAAAATGTCAACCCGGACAATTCATAATAATCATTGTGGAGGAAGGCGGAGAACGCATCCCGCTTACCATTGCCGATTATAACCGCGAAGAGAAATCGGTAACAATGATTTATCAGGTTGTGGGGCACTCAACGCAGTTGCTTCAGCAAAAAAATGTAGGAGATTATCTTAGCGATGTGGCCGGCCCGCTTGGTTTGCCGTGTGTGGATCATAAACCGAAAAGAGTACTTGCAGTCGGTGGTGGCGTGGGTGCCGCTCCGTTATATCCGCAAATAAAAATGCATGCTGAAAACGGTGCCGATATTGATGTGGTTTTAGGAGGCCGCAGTGCTGAATTTGTAATTCTGCAAGAGGAATTCTCAAAACTGGCAAACAATGTATTTGTTGCAACTGACGATGGAAGCCTTGGAACAAAAGGTTTTGTTACCAATGTCGTTCAGAAATTGCTGGAGGAAGGAAATCAGTATGACGAAGTAATTGCGATTGGTCCGATTCCGATGATGAAAGCGGTGGTTAACGTGGTAAAGCCATTCAATATTCCAATTTCCGTATCGTTGAATCCGTTGATGGTAGATGGAACGGGAATGTGTGGAGGTTGCCGTGTTACGATTGCCGGAAAAACAAAATTTGCCTGTGTTGATGGTCCCGATTTTAATGGTTATGAAGTTGATTTCGATGAAATTACAAGTCGCCAGGGAATGTATAAGGAGCAGGAAAAAGGGCACAACTGCAGAATTGGTTTGTCGGGTGAAAATAATAAAGCAGCTAAAAGTGCAGCTCCAATAGCCCCACAAATGAAGGGCAAGGTTAATATGCAGCCTGCAAAAACACCGATGCAGGAGCTTGATCCAATTGAAAGAAGTAAATCGTTTGGAGAGGTGGCGATGGGGTACACCGAGGAAGAGGCCATAAACGAGGCCAAACGTTGCATCCAGTGTAAACGACCTTCGTGTGTAAGTGGCTGCCCGGTAAATGTGAACATCCCTGAGTTTATTGGACATATTGCACAAGGCGATTTTCAGGAAGCTTACAAAAGCATAAAATCATATAATAGCCTGCCAGCAGTTTGTGGCCGCGTGTGTCCGCAGGAAAACCAGTGCGAGGCAATTTGTGTACGTAGTAAAAAAGATGAACCTGTGGCTATTGGCCGATTGGAACGTTTTATTGCCGATTATGCACGCGATCATAAATTTGGGGAAGAACTTCCGGAGCACAACTCGGGTAGAAAAGTGGCTGTAATTGGTGCCGGTCCTGCCGGAATTGCCTGTGCTGGTGAGCTGGCAAAAAAAGGTCATGAAGTGGTTGTTTTCGAGGCACTTCATACACCCGGAGGAGTGTTGATGTATGGTATTCCCGAATTCAGGTTGCCAAAACAAATTGTGCGGGAAGAAATCGACTCCATAAAAAAGATGGGCGTTAAGATTGAAAAAAACGTAATCGTTGGGAAATCGCTAACCGTTGAAGATTTGAACGAAGATGGTTTTGAAGCCATATTTATTTCTACCGGAGCAGGATTGCCACGATTCCTGAATGTGGAAGGAGAAAACCTGAATGGTGTTTATTCGGCTAACGAATTTCTGACCCGTGTGAATTTAATGGAATCATTTAAACGCGAAACGCCAAGCCCGGTTCAGAAGGGTGATAAAGTAGCCGTTGTTGGTGGTGGTAACGTTGCAATGGATGCCTGCCGAACAGCACTGCGTTTAGGAGCCGAAGAAGTTTACATCATCTACCGACGCGGTGAAGATGAACTTCCGGCACGAGCTGAAGAAATTGAACATGCAAAAGAAGAAGGTATTCAGTTTAAGTTGCTTGCCAATCCGGTAAAGATTCATGATAATGGCTCCGGTTGGGTAAGTGCAATCGAAAATCAGCAAATGGAATTGGGTGAACCCGATGCATCGGGACGAAGAAGACCGGTGCCGGTTGAAGGAGAAACTTTTATGCTCGATGTAAATAAGGTTGTAATTGCCGTTGGGCAATCGCCAAACCCGTTAATTACGCAAAGTACCAAAGGGCTTGATTTGCATTCATGGGGTGGAATTATTGTTGACGAGCAAACCATGAAAACCAGTCTTGGAAATGTATATGCCGGTGGCGACGTAGTGACCGGAGCTGCAACCGTAATTCTGGCAATGGGTGCCGGAAAAACCGCTGCACAAGCTATAGATGTGCAATTGAATTAG
- the aspS gene encoding aspartate--tRNA ligase — protein sequence MYRTHTCGELRIENAGNEVTLAGWVQRVRDLGAMTFVDLRDRYGITQLVVDENTDKAVAEALEQLGREFVIQAKGTVRERQSKNKNIPTGEVEIALSEIKVLSPAELPPFTIQDDTDGGDDLRMKYRYLDLRRDVVRVNLVLRSKMAHAVRNYLNAQDFIETETPVLIKSTPEGARDFIVPSRMNEGQFYALPQSPQTFKQLLMIAGFDRYYQIVKCFRDEDLRADRQPEFTQIDCEMSFVEQKDVLEMFEGLTRHMFKETLNVEVDEFPWMPYSEAMEKYGSDKPDTRFEMLINDITETVKGNDFVVFDSAEYIGAICAKGCADYTRKQLDGLTNWVKRPQIGAKGLVYVKCNEDGSFKSSVDKFYSQDDLKAWAEKTGAEAGDLILVMSGDKKHMLDALGELRLEMGKQLGLRDKNVFKPLWVVDFPLLEWDEESKRFHAMHHPFTSPKPEDIELMETDPGKVRANAYDLVINGVEIGGGSVRIFDAELQSKMFSLLGFTKEEAEAQFGFLMNAFKFGAPPHAGIAFGFDRLVSLFAGLDTIRDVIAFPKNNAGRDVMIDSPSAVAEAQLDELNLKLDLKEKK from the coding sequence ATGTACAGAACACATACTTGTGGCGAACTTCGAATTGAGAATGCAGGAAATGAAGTAACTCTGGCCGGTTGGGTGCAACGCGTCCGCGACTTGGGAGCCATGACTTTTGTTGACTTACGCGACCGCTACGGCATTACGCAGCTGGTGGTTGACGAGAATACCGATAAAGCAGTTGCCGAAGCACTTGAGCAGCTGGGACGCGAATTTGTGATCCAGGCAAAAGGAACGGTTCGCGAGCGTCAGAGCAAAAACAAAAATATTCCAACCGGCGAAGTGGAAATCGCTTTGTCGGAAATAAAAGTGTTAAGTCCGGCAGAACTTCCGCCGTTTACCATTCAGGATGATACCGATGGTGGCGACGATTTACGGATGAAATACCGTTACCTCGATTTGCGCCGCGATGTAGTACGTGTAAACCTGGTCTTGCGTTCGAAAATGGCACACGCCGTTCGTAATTACCTGAACGCACAGGATTTTATTGAAACTGAAACGCCGGTACTTATCAAGTCAACTCCGGAAGGAGCACGCGATTTTATTGTACCATCGCGAATGAACGAAGGCCAGTTTTATGCGTTACCACAATCGCCGCAAACATTTAAACAACTTTTGATGATTGCCGGTTTCGACCGCTATTACCAGATCGTAAAATGTTTCCGCGACGAAGACCTGCGTGCCGACCGTCAGCCGGAGTTTACACAAATCGACTGTGAAATGTCGTTTGTGGAGCAGAAAGATGTGCTGGAAATGTTTGAAGGATTAACCCGCCACATGTTTAAAGAAACACTGAATGTGGAAGTGGATGAATTCCCATGGATGCCTTATTCTGAAGCCATGGAGAAATACGGATCGGACAAACCTGATACCCGTTTCGAAATGCTGATCAACGATATTACCGAAACCGTAAAAGGAAACGATTTTGTGGTGTTCGATTCGGCGGAATACATCGGCGCCATCTGCGCCAAAGGATGTGCCGATTACACACGCAAACAACTCGATGGATTGACCAACTGGGTGAAACGTCCACAAATTGGAGCCAAAGGATTGGTTTATGTGAAATGTAACGAAGACGGTTCATTCAAATCGTCGGTAGATAAATTCTACTCGCAGGACGATCTGAAAGCCTGGGCAGAAAAAACCGGTGCTGAAGCCGGCGACCTGATTCTGGTAATGAGTGGCGACAAAAAACACATGTTGGATGCACTTGGCGAGTTGCGTTTGGAGATGGGAAAACAACTTGGTTTGCGCGACAAAAATGTGTTTAAACCTTTGTGGGTTGTTGACTTCCCGTTGTTGGAGTGGGACGAAGAAAGCAAGCGTTTCCACGCTATGCACCACCCGTTCACCTCACCAAAACCTGAGGATATTGAATTGATGGAAACCGATCCGGGCAAAGTGCGCGCCAATGCATACGACCTTGTAATTAACGGTGTTGAAATTGGTGGTGGTTCAGTGCGTATTTTCGATGCTGAATTACAATCAAAAATGTTTAGCCTGCTTGGTTTTACCAAAGAAGAAGCCGAGGCACAGTTTGGCTTCCTGATGAATGCCTTTAAATTTGGTGCACCGCCACATGCAGGAATCGCATTTGGTTTCGACCGTCTGGTTTCATTATTTGCCGGGCTTGATACGATTCGCGACGTTATTGCTTTCCCAAAAAACAATGCAGGCCGCGATGTAATGATCGATTCTCCATCGGCAGTAGCCGAAGCACAATTGGACGAATTAAACCTGAAACTGGATTTAAAAGAAAAGAAATAA
- a CDS encoding nucleoside deaminase — protein sequence MIEPFNDEYFMKKAFAEAVQAFEEGEIPVGAVVVSKGKIIARAHNLTETLNDVTAHAEMQAITAAANLLGGKYLNDCTLYVTLEPCVMCAGALGWSQIGKIVYGASDEKRGFKKFAAKALHPKTEIVSGVFETECAELMQEFFRKKRN from the coding sequence ATGATTGAACCGTTTAACGACGAATATTTTATGAAAAAAGCCTTTGCAGAAGCTGTTCAGGCTTTTGAAGAAGGCGAAATACCGGTGGGAGCCGTGGTAGTATCAAAAGGAAAGATAATTGCACGCGCCCACAACCTTACCGAAACTCTGAATGATGTTACCGCACATGCCGAAATGCAAGCCATTACTGCAGCAGCAAACTTGTTGGGCGGCAAATACCTGAACGACTGCACACTTTATGTTACTCTTGAACCGTGTGTAATGTGTGCCGGAGCACTGGGCTGGTCGCAAATTGGCAAAATCGTTTACGGCGCCTCCGATGAAAAACGTGGTTTTAAAAAGTTTGCAGCCAAAGCTCTTCATCCCAAAACAGAAATTGTTAGTGGTGTTTTTGAAACCGAGTGCGCTGAATTAATGCAGGAGTTTTTTCGCAAGAAAAGGAACTAA
- a CDS encoding heparan-alpha-glucosaminide N-acetyltransferase domain-containing protein gives MAELKRLISLDAFRGFTIAAMIMVNNPSTWSHIYPPLQHASWNGLTPTDLIFPFFIFIVGVSIALAYTKRLNAGVAKGPMYKKIVFRSIKIFAVGILLWLFPNFSFEHVRIAGVLQRIAIVFLACAFLFLNSKWKTQAIIAGALLVLYWLVMMFIPTPGHGKVMLEPGANIAAWIDSKFLPGYLWQETWDPEGLLSTFPAIATGITGMLAGHLVLSKMPQERKVIYLFSFSFFAFIIGFFWNYIFPINKNIWTSSFVLVTSGLAGMVLAVSIFFVDMLGRTRLTKPGIIFGSNAIAVYVLSDVWRLPFYTWKFGGSSLNNHWMNLFENAGWSLEMGSFLYAALFIGFNFIPAWILYKKKIFIKL, from the coding sequence ATGGCTGAATTAAAAAGATTGATCTCCCTCGACGCCTTTCGCGGATTTACAATTGCCGCAATGATCATGGTTAACAATCCGTCAACATGGTCACATATATATCCGCCACTGCAACATGCCAGCTGGAATGGGTTAACACCAACCGATCTCATATTTCCATTCTTCATTTTTATTGTTGGAGTATCAATTGCATTGGCATACACAAAACGCCTGAACGCCGGAGTTGCCAAAGGCCCGATGTACAAAAAAATAGTATTTCGCTCGATAAAAATATTTGCGGTTGGTATTTTACTTTGGTTGTTCCCCAACTTTAGTTTTGAACATGTACGAATTGCCGGAGTTCTACAGCGAATTGCCATTGTATTTTTAGCCTGTGCATTTTTATTTCTAAACTCGAAATGGAAAACGCAAGCTATTATTGCCGGAGCATTACTGGTACTTTACTGGCTGGTGATGATGTTTATTCCAACTCCCGGGCACGGAAAAGTGATGCTTGAACCGGGTGCCAACATTGCTGCCTGGATCGACAGCAAATTCCTGCCCGGTTATTTATGGCAGGAAACCTGGGATCCGGAGGGACTTTTAAGTACCTTCCCAGCTATTGCAACCGGAATTACCGGTATGCTTGCCGGTCATCTGGTGTTAAGCAAAATGCCGCAGGAACGAAAAGTGATCTACCTTTTCTCATTTTCGTTTTTTGCTTTTATAATCGGCTTTTTCTGGAATTATATTTTCCCGATTAATAAAAACATATGGACCAGTTCTTTTGTGTTGGTTACTTCGGGATTGGCGGGAATGGTTTTGGCAGTAAGTATCTTTTTTGTTGATATGCTTGGCCGTACACGTTTAACCAAACCCGGAATTATTTTTGGTTCGAACGCCATTGCGGTGTATGTATTATCAGATGTGTGGCGTTTACCTTTTTATACGTGGAAATTTGGAGGTAGCAGTTTGAACAACCACTGGATGAACCTGTTCGAGAATGCTGGTTGGAGTTTGGAAATGGGTAGCTTTTTGTACGCAGCCCTGTTTATTGGCTTCAATTTTATTCCGGCCTGGATACTTTATAAAAAGAAGATATTTATAAAACTTTAG